Proteins encoded by one window of Cloeon dipterum chromosome 4, ieCloDipt1.1, whole genome shotgun sequence:
- the LOC135943281 gene encoding phospholipid scramblase 1-like, translated as MQAPQGPPNCPPGLEYLTMIDQLLVHQKVELLEAMTGFETANKYSIKNSMGQKVYSAKESSGCLVRNCCGPNRPFDMKIYDNFGNMVIHLHRPFACQSCCCPCWLQSVEVTAPPGTLVGTVEQNWSIWTPHFSIKDAAGNVVLKIKGSFCTYSLCGDVEFKLSQELQGPPNKTEGFSACGKKFGLPAILDFGEPQESAAGRVLAIQALYTITSTLDPTETMETTGIVETGMETTKWEPWKSRKWKQRVLERKRVRKRKLSQMFNWQECPSETR; from the exons ATGCAAGCTCCCCAAGGCCCACCAAACTGCCCTCCGGGATTGGAATATCTGACCATGATTGACCAGCTCCTCGTTCACCAGAAAGTAGAGCTGCTTGAAG CTATGACCGGCTTTGAAACGGCAAACAAGTACTCGATCAAGAACAGCATGGGTCAGAAGGTCTACAGCGCCAAAGAGAGCAGCGGATGCCTTGTGAGGAACTGCTGCGGCCCCAACAGGCCCTTCGACATGAAAATATATGATAACTTTGGAAATATGGTCATTCATCTTCACCGTCCGTTCGCTTGCCAGAGCTGTTGTTGCCCATGCTGGTTACAG AGCGTGGAAGTGACCGCACCTCCTGGAACCTTGGTCGGAACTGTGGAACAGAACTGGAGCATCTGGACTCCTCATTTCAGCATTAAGGATGCAGCTGGCAATGTTGTACTTAAGATCAAGGGCTCCTTCTGCACTTACAGCTTGTGCGGCGATGTCGAGTTTAAG CTATCTCAAGAACTGCAAGGGCCACCAAACAAAACGGAAGGATTTTCGGCTTGTGGGAAAAAATTCGGCCTGCCAgctattttggattttggggAACCTCAGGAATCGGCGGCTGGCAGAGTTTTAGCAATCCAAGCGCTGTACACAATCACTTCCACTTTGGACCCAACGGAAACAATGGAAACAACGGGAATAGTGGAAACGGGAATGGAAACCACGAAATGGGAACCATGGAAATCACGGAAATGGAAACAACGGGTATTGGAACGGAAACGGGTACGGAAGCGGAAATTGTCCCAGATGTTCAACTGGCAAGAATGTCCCAGTGAAACACGCTAA
- the LOC135942750 gene encoding 50 kDa spicule matrix protein-like produces the protein MDLPIIVAVALIFNTVVCTDVNNVHQNNSVVEDVVTLPFTEKPSQQNAGIRHYLKADFPPRIRPSNRASPSEKTQAEKFAAEFQQWADYNYKRRPPSGNGPSPGGNNPGGDNNPGGGNNPGEGDTPGGGNIPGGGYNPGGGSNPGGGGYPGDGNYPRGGYNPGGGNNPGGGGYPGWGNNPGGGNPPGGGGYPGWGNYPGGGYNPGGGSNPGGGGHPGWGNNPGGGGNPGGGGHPGWGNNPGGCGCSRNGPACESCNSCCSCCNSCSQCSSGRCQPPPPPPCQMNRNNYYGRDLHSGFEDWGNRWADRNNWNYPHYDSNYYGRGLDYDSYY, from the exons ATGGATTTGCCCATAATCGTAGCAGTTGCTCTTATTTTCAACACTGTCGTCTGCACTGACGTCAACAACGTCCATCAAAACAACAGCGTCGTCGAAGATGTTGTTACAC TCCCGTTTACTGAAAAACCAAGCCAGCAAAATGCGGGAATCAGGCATTACCTAAAGGCTGATTTCCCACCAAGAATTAGACCCTCAAATAGAGCTTCGCCATCAGAAAAGACACAAGCTGAAAAGTTTGCGGCAGAATTTCAACAATGGGCTGACTACAACTACAAAAGAAGACCCCCGTCAGGAAATGGTCCTTCACCTGGCGGTAATAACCCTGGAGGGGATAATAACCCAGGAGGGGGTAATAACCCAGGTGAGGGTGATACCCCAGGAGGGGGTAATATCCCTGGAGGGGGTTATAACCCTGGAGGAGGCAGTAATCCCGGAGGGGGTGGTTACCCTGGAGATGGCAACTATCCCAGAGGGGGTTATAACCCTGGGGGAGGCAATAATCCCGGAGGGGGTGGTTACCCTGGATGGGGCAATAACCCTGGAGGAGGCAATCCCCCTGGAGGGGGTGGTTACCCTGGATGGGGTAATTATCCCGGAGGGGGTTATAACCCTGGGGGAGGCAGTAATCCCGGAGGGGGTGGTCACCCTGGTTGGGGTAATAATCCTGGAGGGGGTGGTAACCCTGGAGGTGGTGGTCACCCTGGCTGGGGAAATAACCCTGGAGGATGTGGATGTTCTAGAAATGGGCCTGCATGTGAGTCTTGCAACAGCTGTTGTTCGTGCTGTAATTCGTGCAGCCAATGCTCTTCTGGTAGATGTCAGCCCCCACCTCCGCCTCCTTGTCAAATgaacagaaataattattacggTCGTGATCTGCATTCAGGGTTTGAAGACTGGGGAAATCGATGGGCAGACAGAAATAACTGGAACTATCCACACTATGATAGCAATTATTACGGTCGTGGACTAGACTACGATTCATATTATTAG